In the Bacillus sp. HSf4 genome, ATCACCAGCGGCTGCTGTTTTGTTAACGGGACAGTCTCGCAACGACACCGCTTTAAAGAGGTAACCGTTATTGACCAACAGAAGTCTTTTGCGAACCTGATCCTCCTTTAATAAAGAAAGTCCCTTTATATACATATATCCGGAAAGGTTTAATATTGATCCATTCCAGGAAAAATTAGAAATTTTCCGAACCGGCACTTGTTCGTTTTCTTTAACAACTTTTGTTCGATCAAACAAGGAATAGACCTTGTAATCTTTAGGATCATAATCGTAATCATCATGTTGTCGTTGTTGCCTCTTTCGAAAAACTCTGTTTTTTATTTTCCTTGCTAACTTTTTCACGTTTGTTCCTCTCTTTCTCCTCATTCGGCCTTGGCTATAAAGGTTCGAACAAATTCAGCCACACGTCTTGAAGATTGGCCATCCTGGTGAACGATGAATGTCTTTGAAAAATCTTTAATTTCTGTTGTGTCAGGATGTTCAAAGCGGATGATATCTTCAGCCAACGATGTCACATTCTTTGAAATAGGCCCTGGAACGAATGATTCAAAAGGATAATAAAAGTCCCGCTCCTTTAAATATTCCTCTAAATCAGGACAATAAAAATAAATCGGCCGCTGGAGAATACTATATTCAAAAATAACCGATGAATAATCCGTAATTAATGCGTCAGATAGAGCCATAAGATCGTAAAGCGAGTATTGATCCTCAAAATCGATGACGAAATCGTCATTTTCAATTTGCACATGTTGGCGCATATATGGATGAAGATGAACCATCACCACAAAATCTTTTTCGTTTAAAGCATGTTTAAACGCGGACAAATCTAAAGTAAGCGATTTGTTTTCCTGGTGATGGCCGCTTCCGCGAAATGTCGGCGCATACAACAGCTTTTTCTTCCCTTTAAGAGAAGGATAGGCTTTTTCAAATTCCGCTTTCAGCTGATGAAGGCGGGCATTGTTGTAAAAGTAGTCGGTCCTTGGGACTCCCAGCGCCAAGACCTTGTCCTCAGACATTTGAAAAGCCTCAGCAAAATGAGAAACGGCAGCCGGCGAACTGACAATCGCATAATCATAGTTGGAATGAACCGGAACGATTTTTAAGTATTCGGAAGAAGGTCCTGAAGGCTTATCCTTCAGACTGTACCCGAATTTTTTAAACGCCCCGCAGGCATGCCAAAGCTGAATGGCGACCGTTTCTTTTCTTTTTTTAATGACGTATAACGGAAAGTAATAGTCGTCAAGCAGCAACACGCGGCAGGTTGCGATATGGTATAGTGCTTTTAACAAATGACAAAAGTACTTTAATTTGCCCGGCAAACCGTTATCCATCTTTTTGAACAGCAGCTTAAACTGCAAAGAAGGATCTTGTCTTAGCTGGTCATAGACCCACTTAAAATTATCGCTCATTTTATCTTCCCGGTAGGAAGCAATCACAATCTTTTGCTTATTTACTGGAAAAAGCACGACCAAAATGCTGTAGGTCCACTGAAACAAAGTTTTTACTGCGTATGTTAAACTTCTTTTCACTTTTTAAATTTCCCATTCAATCACAGTTTTACCCCAAGAGGATGTTAAATCCGCTTCAAACACATTGGTGATATCTTCGATGCTGCGAACAGGGTGGCATCCTCCGATAAGCGTCTCCAAATATTCTGCGACTTCAGGGTATTCTGCTAAAAAGTCAACCGTCCGGACGAAATCTTCCCGTCCGCTCCGGCTGCTTCCGATCAATGTAATGCCTTTTTCCAGAACCATTCTTGTTTCAATCTCTACCGGATATTCGGATACACCGAGAAGAGCAAGGGATGCTTCAGGCTCCACATGGTCGATCATTTGCTGAATCGCACTTTCGCTGCCGCGGCCCCCGACACATTCAAACGCGTGGTCCAATTTGACATCATCCGGTATGTCGTTAATTTGATATACCGCATCGACAAAAGAAAAGTGGTCAAGCTTATATGGCGTCTTTCCAAAAATATAAACTTTGCTGTTTGGATAACGCTTTTTCAGGATGAGCGATGTGATAAATCCTAAATTACCGTCTCCCCAAACGCCAAAAATATCACGTTTATGATGAGCGATTCGTTCAAAACGACTGAGCGCATGCATCGTGATTGTAATAAGTTCAGTAAAAGCCGCTACCCGTGGATTTAAATTATCAGGCAGCTCTACAAGCCGATCCGGATCCATAAACATATAATCCTGCATGAAACCGTCATAGCCGCTTGAACGAAAACGGCTTGTACGCAAGTAATTTTCAGCAATGATTTCATGCTGTTCAGTTGGAGCATTCGGAACCATGACGACACGGGTGCCGACTTTGAATGTACCGGTCGGGTCATGCATAACCTTTCCGATACCTTCATGAATCAATGCCATGGGCAGCTTTTTGTCCATGACTTCTTTTCCTCGGGAACCCGTATAATAGCGCTGGTCAGCTGCACAGATCGACAAATGTGTCGGGCGGATGACAACTTTATCAGAATTGATGACTTTATCTTTATAGGTAACTTCAAACTGACGGGGTGAAACTAGCCGATATGTTTGGTTAATCATTGGGAAATTCTCTCCTGTAAGATAGCATTCGCAACTTTTAAATCATAAGGTGTTGTGACTTTAATATTAAAAACTTCCCCGCGCACCAGCTTTACTTTTTCTCCAGCGAGTGAACAAATTTTGCAGGCGTCTGTCAAGACTGCTTTTTGTTCATCTGACAGCTGTTCATACAGATCCACCAGCTTTTTGATGCGGAAACTTTGAGGAGTCTGACCTTGATACATCGTATTCCTGACAGGGATGTCGGAGATGAATTCTTTATCCTCGGAAGCAATGATCGTGTCGATTGCCGAAATGACTGTGTCAACCGCATCATACTTAAGAGCTGCATCAATGTTTTCTTCGATAATCCGGTGGGTTAAAAAAGGCCGCACTGAATCATGGGTGACGATAATATCGTCATCCTGAATACCGAATTCTTTCTCAATGTAACGAATTCCGTTCATGATGGATTCGTTGCGGTCGCTTCCACCTTCGACAACAACCAGGCGACTGTCTTTACCGATAAATTTCTTCAAAATATCTTTTGTATGGTTAATCCATTCTTTCGGTGACACAATCAATATTTTATCAAAACGGTCGTTTAATAGAAATTTTTCAACAGTATGGATGATAATCGGTCTTTTGTTTAAGGAAAGGAACTGTTTCGGCATGTTCACATTTCCCATGCGGGAGCCTTTGCCGCCCGCTAAAATTTCTGCATAGATCATAATGAACTCCTTCCTGGTTTCCATGTTCTCATTTCGGTAAAATCCAACCATTATTATATATAAAAATCGACTAAATTACCTACAATATATAAGACGCCGTCTTTTTTATTTGGTTTCGGACAAAATCCGTATATAGCTAAAGGCCAGAACACGTCAATGATCCGAACCTGTCAGATCAGTGTTCGGATCATTGCGATATTTGTCCACTGAAGGCGGGTGTTACACTGTATCAGCATTAATATATTTTTTGAAGTCATTCGGGCTATCAGTATTCATTCGAGAACCGACAAATTCCAGCAGCCTCCGGCTCGCATCTCCTTGTGAATATCGATTCCATTCCTGTGAAAAACGTTCAATCTTTTCGCCGTTTTGATGAATGTTTTTCAGCTCTTCCAGCAGCATGTCCCGGTTAACACAGACCTTCCCTGGAATGGTGGCCTCAAAGTCATCGATCAGCCCCCGCTTTTGATCATATTCCGCCATGTCATACGTATAAAACAGCATCGGTTTATGAAGCAGGGCGTATTCGAAAGGAACCGAGGAATAATCTGAAATCAATATGTCGCTTTCATATAACAGGTCTTTTAAGGGAAGCTCTGAAACGTCTTTTATCAGGCCTTCATGATCGTCAAGCCTGATATTGCCACGCACTGCAGGATGCAATTTGACCAACAGCAAATATTCTCCCTTTAAGTCTTCGGAAAGCTGTTCTTTTGAAAAAGGGAGACGGATATTGGCCATGTCATAGTCTCTGTAAGTGGGGACATAAAGAATAACCTTTTGGCTTGAAGAACGCGCATGGTTACCGACGGTTTCAAAATACTGATCAGTCAATGGAACGCCTGTCCGCAAAAACTGATCGTCTTTTGCCCCGAATGACCGTTTGAAAATATCAGCCATCTTCTCTGAGCCGACAGCAATATAATCAAATGAAGCGTAAACTTGTTTAAACCGTTTGATATCGCGGACGGTTCTGTGTTGGTTTCCGATGTCCTCAAGCCCGAATTTTTTCAGAGCGCCGTTCGCATGCCAAATCTGGATGCACTTCGTCTGCGGCCGCCTGTTCAGCACGCTCGTCAGTAAAAAATAATTGTCAGTAATGACAACTTTGCTTCTGAACATGCTGTAAACAGCCTTTATCAAATGAAATGGGTTCTTTTCATCAACCACTGTTGACTGGATCGATGAAAACTCTGCCGCAAGGGGCACCGTATGCCGCGTAAAAAGCACTTCCATTTCATACGGATGGCGTCCGCTTTTGTATTCATTCAGAATCGCTCTCGCATTGTCTGGAAAGGAAACGAGAAGAACGGCTCTGTTTTGCGGTTTGACCCGACTGAAAATAAAGCCGATTATAAAAAGCCAGGCCGAATAAAACATGATCAGTAACGAACGTATATTCATACCGTTATTCAATCTCTTTTCTACACATCAATTTTTGACTGTTCTTTCATCTGCTCCGGATAGTAGTGCTGCTGTTTTTGAAGTTTCTCCTCTTTTAAGACAGAAAACACATACTTTGGAATGTTCAGCATCCGTCGCCATCTGGACGGGTTTGTCAGCAGACGGTACATCCACTCAAGATTCAGCTTGATAAACATTTCCGGAGCTCTTTTCACATTTCCGCTGAATACGTCAAAGCTCCCGCCGATTCCGATCGCAATGGCCTGCGGAAATAGATGTTTATGCTCAAAAATAAAATTCTCCTGATGCGGGTATCCTAACGCGACAAACACCATATCAGGCTGAGCGTCAGCGATCTGCTTGGCAACCGCCTTCCTGTCTTTCACGTAGCCGTCTGAATATCCGGCAAGCTCAATCCCGGGGTATTCATTTGAAATACGCTCAACGACCGCTTCGATCACTTCAGGCTTAGCGCCATATAAAAAGATCCTTTTCTTTTTGCGATCAGCCATGCCAAGAAGATTTACAAATACATCGTACCCAGCGATCCGCGATTTTAATCGGCTGTTGATCAGCTTGGATGTCAGGACGATGCCGATGCCGTCCGGAAGAATAAAGTCTGCTGAAGAAACGGTTTTAAAATACTCTTCATCCTTGGCAGCCGCATAGCCGATCTCAGGATTTACCGTTGCGATAAACGCCCCCTCATTGCGGTTGACAAAGGATTCTTCAAGGTGGTTCAGAAAACCGGACAAATCGCCGTTGACATAAGCAAGATTGTGAACTCTTTCTGTTTGCAGCATCGCATGTTCCTCCTTCCGATTAAAAAAGTTTAAGTATATGCGAATGTTTTAATGTTCAAATTTAAGAGCCCAACCCAAAAAATCGGGAGGTCTAACGTATATTTTAGCATAGATTATTCATAAAAGCTTAACAATATCTTTACAACGGATTAAGGAAATTTACTTTAGTCCCAGCTCTTCATTATAAAAAACACAAATATCTCTATCATCATATAAAATTTGGAAAAGACTTTACTGTTATATAACTTAACGTATGGAAGGGGAATGTGTTATAATCTATGATCAGTAGTGAAATGTAAAGACAATGTTGAATTTTTGTAAACTAGGTGCGATTTTTGTTCGTT is a window encoding:
- a CDS encoding CDP-glycerol glycerophosphotransferase family protein, with the protein product MKRSLTYAVKTLFQWTYSILVVLFPVNKQKIVIASYREDKMSDNFKWVYDQLRQDPSLQFKLLFKKMDNGLPGKLKYFCHLLKALYHIATCRVLLLDDYYFPLYVIKKRKETVAIQLWHACGAFKKFGYSLKDKPSGPSSEYLKIVPVHSNYDYAIVSSPAAVSHFAEAFQMSEDKVLALGVPRTDYFYNNARLHQLKAEFEKAYPSLKGKKKLLYAPTFRGSGHHQENKSLTLDLSAFKHALNEKDFVVMVHLHPYMRQHVQIENDDFVIDFEDQYSLYDLMALSDALITDYSSVIFEYSILQRPIYFYCPDLEEYLKERDFYYPFESFVPGPISKNVTSLAEDIIRFEHPDTTEIKDFSKTFIVHQDGQSSRRVAEFVRTFIAKAE
- a CDS encoding ribitol-5-phosphate dehydrogenase gives rise to the protein MINQTYRLVSPRQFEVTYKDKVINSDKVVIRPTHLSICAADQRYYTGSRGKEVMDKKLPMALIHEGIGKVMHDPTGTFKVGTRVVMVPNAPTEQHEIIAENYLRTSRFRSSGYDGFMQDYMFMDPDRLVELPDNLNPRVAAFTELITITMHALSRFERIAHHKRDIFGVWGDGNLGFITSLILKKRYPNSKVYIFGKTPYKLDHFSFVDAVYQINDIPDDVKLDHAFECVGGRGSESAIQQMIDHVEPEASLALLGVSEYPVEIETRMVLEKGITLIGSSRSGREDFVRTVDFLAEYPEVAEYLETLIGGCHPVRSIEDITNVFEADLTSSWGKTVIEWEI
- a CDS encoding CDP-glycerol glycerophosphotransferase family protein; the protein is MNIRSLLIMFYSAWLFIIGFIFSRVKPQNRAVLLVSFPDNARAILNEYKSGRHPYEMEVLFTRHTVPLAAEFSSIQSTVVDEKNPFHLIKAVYSMFRSKVVITDNYFLLTSVLNRRPQTKCIQIWHANGALKKFGLEDIGNQHRTVRDIKRFKQVYASFDYIAVGSEKMADIFKRSFGAKDDQFLRTGVPLTDQYFETVGNHARSSSQKVILYVPTYRDYDMANIRLPFSKEQLSEDLKGEYLLLVKLHPAVRGNIRLDDHEGLIKDVSELPLKDLLYESDILISDYSSVPFEYALLHKPMLFYTYDMAEYDQKRGLIDDFEATIPGKVCVNRDMLLEELKNIHQNGEKIERFSQEWNRYSQGDASRRLLEFVGSRMNTDSPNDFKKYINADTV
- a CDS encoding WecB/TagA/CpsF family glycosyltransferase: MQTERVHNLAYVNGDLSGFLNHLEESFVNRNEGAFIATVNPEIGYAAAKDEEYFKTVSSADFILPDGIGIVLTSKLINSRLKSRIAGYDVFVNLLGMADRKKKRIFLYGAKPEVIEAVVERISNEYPGIELAGYSDGYVKDRKAVAKQIADAQPDMVFVALGYPHQENFIFEHKHLFPQAIAIGIGGSFDVFSGNVKRAPEMFIKLNLEWMYRLLTNPSRWRRMLNIPKYVFSVLKEEKLQKQQHYYPEQMKEQSKIDV
- a CDS encoding 2-C-methyl-D-erythritol 4-phosphate cytidylyltransferase, whose protein sequence is MIYAEILAGGKGSRMGNVNMPKQFLSLNKRPIIIHTVEKFLLNDRFDKILIVSPKEWINHTKDILKKFIGKDSRLVVVEGGSDRNESIMNGIRYIEKEFGIQDDDIIVTHDSVRPFLTHRIIEENIDAALKYDAVDTVISAIDTIIASEDKEFISDIPVRNTMYQGQTPQSFRIKKLVDLYEQLSDEQKAVLTDACKICSLAGEKVKLVRGEVFNIKVTTPYDLKVANAILQERISQ